ACTGGGAGCTGTGGTGGTGATTGTGGTAGCAGGACGTTACCTGTTAAGACCTTTGTTACGCATCATTGCGGGAACCAGGGTCCGGGAGTTGTTCACTGCGTTTTCCTTACTGCTGGTAGTTTCCATTTCGGTGCTGATGTCGCTGGTAGGGCTAAGTCCTGCGCTGGGTGCATTTCTCGGTGGAGTTGTGCTGGCGAATAGCGAGTATCGTCATGAACTGGAGAGTGATATAGAGCCATTCAAGGGATTGTTGCTGGGCTTGTTTTTTATGGCCGTGGGAGCGTCTATTGACTTCAGGCTGATACTGAGTATGCCCTGGGTAATTTTAGGGCTCGTTGTGGGCTTAATGAGCCTTAAAGCATTCATATTGTTAGGCTTAGGTAAGATCTTCAAGATCAAAATTGAGCAAAATCTATTGTTTGCAGTGGCTTTGTCGCAGGTGGGTGAATTTGCTTTTGTATTACTGTCTTTTTCCAATCAGAGTAATATTCTGCCACAGTCTACTGTCAGTATCCTCACGGCGGTGGTGGCCATCAGCATGGCGTTTACGCCATTGTTGCTACTGGCATATGAAAGATTGATACAGCCCCGCTTCAGTGTGCAGACGACGAATACAAGAGAGGCGGATGAGATCCAGGAAAAGCATCCTATCATCATTGCCGGCTTTGGCCGTTTTGGCAATATTGTAGGGCGTTTCCTGCGCGTGAATGGGGTAAAGGCGACTATCCTTGACCTGGATTCAGACAGGGTAGATGCCCTGCATAACCTGGGGGTGAAGGTACATTATGGTGATGCATCCCGCAGGGATATGCTGGAAGCAGCAGGGGCTGAAGATGCGAAAGTGATTATTGTAGCGATGGATACGGTAGAGCAGACGCTGGATGTAGTGCGGGTGGTCAGGAAGCATTTCCCTCACCTGCAGATGTTGGTGAAGGCGGAGAATATACCAGATACATTTGAGCTGATGGATTTGGGGGTATTGCATATCTACAGGGAAACCCTGGATACATCATTGCGTATGGGAGCAGATGCTTTACAAATGCTGGGGATCAGGGCATACCATGCTTACAGGAATGCGGGTACCTTCCGCAAGCAGGATGAGAAAGCCATGAAAGGGCTATCCGCTATACGCGATGATAAAAAGCTATATATCAATACAGTAAAAGAACGTATTGAGGAGTTGGAGAAACTGATGTCTGGCGAAAGGACGACTCGTTTTAATCCATCCGGGTTGGGCTGGGATGAGCAGTCGCTGATAGACGAAGCGAGGCAGGAGGAGTAAAAATTACTCTTCTCCGGCTATTGCTTCTTCAATTTTTTCAGCCACAAAGCCAATTAGTCCGTGATCTACTGCTCTGGAGAAGTGAGGTTCGTCACTGATAGCACGCAAGCGACCTTCTTCATCCTGTTCGTAAGTGATTTCGTGTTCCTCTATGGTAACTTTAAATGCAATCTTATAACGTTGAACCCAGGGCCGCACTTCAAGGATGTGCGGCTTTCCTTTGTACTCAAACTTCAGTATAAAATTCAAATCCTCCATTGGGCGATTTCCCTGTGTTTTAATAATGGCGCGTCGGTGTTAACAAAGGAGCAGTTGGCCTTACACATCAATACTTCCATCTATATCTATGGAACGGTTACGCATTCTTACTTTCTCATCTCTTGAGAGCTGATGTATGAACATCAGGGAGAAGAAGGCGGCCGCACTAATGATCAGGATATAACCTATAAATCCCAGGGTGTGAAATACCCGGAACCAGGCCCAATCGTTAGTGATGGCGTACTGAGCTAAAACGGCGAATACTGTACCTATGGTAGCAAACGCAAATGCAATTCTCTTCATAAAGGTAAATTTTGGGATTCCTTTTTTTGGATCTTTTTCCTTTTGGTTTAAATACTGTCCTGATGCTGTTAAACAATGACAATTCCGACGAATATTTGGGGCAAACCGAATGCCACTGGCATTAGATAGCACAAAGGTACTATACCGCTTTATTTCTTCGAGTATATTTTTCCACATTTGTGGTAAATAATGAAAATGTGCATAACTATTATTGGTAATTAACACACACATGTGTATAGAAAATAATATGTCGGCCAGGTGAGATGAAAAAAGCCGGAGTAAGAATACTCCGGCTCATTACCTAAACCTACAACTGTTACACTGTTAGTAACATATCTTTAATATCTTTTTAGTGCATGGCACTAGCGTCTAATTTTCTTTGTTGTTTGTTTCCCTTCACCATGAGTACAAATGGCACACAGATGAGGAACAGGATACCGAGGTACAGGAACACATCCATATAGGAGAGTACTGTAGCCTGCTTGATGATGCTGTATTCCAGTCCTTTGTAAGCACTACCCAGGGCAGTTCTGGAATCCATTCCTTTGCTGGCCCACAGGCTTGCAGCGGAATGAACTCTGTTCATCACATCGGGGTTGTTGATATCCAGTTTACTCACCAGATCCATGCGGTGCAGTTCATTACGTCTTGACACGAAGGTGGTGATCAGCGCAACTCCGAAGGAACCTCCCAGCTGGCGCATCATACCTGTGAATGCAGCACCCTGACCGATCTGCTGTCCTTTCAGTGTGGAAAGAGACAGTGCTGTGATCGGGATAAAGAGCATACCCATACCGATACCACGTGCCATCAGCATCCAGAAGAAGTCATCGGCACCTGTATCAGGCGTGATAATCTTGTAACCCCAGAAGCTGTATACAAAGAACACTAACATACCGCCGGCTACCAGGTACTGATTAGGGATCCCTTTTTCGAGCAACTTACCAATCAGCGGCATCATAAAGGCGGTCATCAAAGCCGCTGGTATCATGAGCATACCTGACTGGGTAGCGGTCCATCCCAGCAATCCCTGTGTATACAGCGGAAGGATGAAAGTAGATCCGTAGAGACCGAAACCTAGCAGGAAGGAGAGTAAAGTACCGACCCGGAGGTTGGGGTTCTTTAATACTCTTAGTTCTACGATCGGATTTTTATATACCAGTTCTCTCCAGATAAAGAAGAAGAACCCTAATACTGCGGTGATACCTAAAATAAGGATCGTCGTATCGTTAAACCAATCATCTTCCTGTCCGCGTTCCAATACATATTGCAGAGATCCCACAGCTGCTGCGAGGAGTCCGATACCCCACCAATCAATTTCATTCGCTGACTTCTTCTCGGCATATTTAGGGCTACGTACGAACTGAAGGGTCAGTAAGGTAGCGATTACACCGATTGGAATGTTGATGTAAAAGATATATGGCCATGCGAAGTTATCTACGATATAACCACCCAAAGGAGGGCCGAGGGTAGGGCCAATGATCACACCCAGACCGTAGATGGCTTGTGCCATACCACGTTTTTCGGGAGGGTAACTTTCAGTGATAATTGTTTGAGAAGTTACCAGCAATGCACCACCACCTAAACCTTGTATGAAGCGGAACAATACCAGTTCCCATAATGAGGTTGCGTTACCGCAGAGGAAAGAGGAAATGGTAAAGATTACTATAGAAACTGCGAAGTAGTTACGTCTGCCGAATTGTTGTGACAACCAGCTGGTCATCGGAACCACAATTACGTTACCAATCGCATACGCTGTGATCACCCAACCGATTTCACTCAAGGTAGCTCCCATATTTCCGCGCATGTCATTCAGGGCCACGTTCACGATGGTGGTATCCACGATCTCCAGCAAGGCGCAAAAAATGGCAGTGATTGTAATGATGACCCTGCGGGCACCATATTCTACCAGATTCTCTTGTTGCATGATGTTAATTATTTTATAGTGATCAATCTGCAGATGTTCAATTACGAATTACAGCCAAGCGATATTTATATCCAGTCTGAAGTAATAATGTGAGTCCTTTCCCGTAATTCGTAATTGATCACCGGCGATTGAAAATATTAGTCGAGGTGAACATCAACCACCACGTTCATACCTGGGCGGAGTTGTTTAACTTCTGGCTGAGATGCGAGATTTTCGAATTCGATCTTTACAGGCAGGCGTTGTACCACTTTTACGAAGTTACCAGAAGCGTTATCCGGAGGCAGCAGTGCGAAACGGGCGCCGGTAGCAGGGGAGAAGCTGGTTACTTTAGCTTTCAGAGATTTACCAGGGAAAGCGTCTACATGTACTTCTACTTCCTGACCCAGTTTCATTTTATCCAGCTGGGTTTCTTTGAAGTTTGCTACTACCCATACATCGTTAGATAATACTACGCTGAACAGTGACTGACCAGCCTGAACCAACTGACCTGGCTGAACATAGATCTTTGACAGTTCACCATCTTCAGGAGCGAGGATGATAGTATAGCTCAGTTGCAGTTTTGCGTTGTCTACCTCTGCCTGACGTTCTTTGATGATTGCTTTGGCAGCGTTGATAGATTCAGCGGTAGCATTTGCCTGGGAACCAACGGCGCTGGTCTGGCGGGAAGCTACTTCTTTCTGTTCCTGCAGCACTTTCAGCTGACGCTCAGCAGTTTGCTTGGTAGCAAGTGCCTGCTCGTATTGTTGCTGGGTGATAGAGTGATCTTTGATCAGGTTGTTATAACGTTCATAATCCTGGTTAGCACGCCATACGTTTACTTCAGCAGCTTTGATCTGTGCGTCTACGGCACCGATGTTAGCAGAAGAGGAACCGATGTTAGCACGGGCTGCAGTTGTATTAGCAGTTGCTACTGATACCTGAACCTGAGATGCTGCGAGTGCGGCTTCAGCCTGTTCCAGTTTTATTTGCAGATCCCTGTCATCGAGAATAACAAGGGTGTCACCTTTCTTTACTTTCTGGTTATCTTTTACGCGTACTTCCTTCACATAACCGGTTACACGGGGGATAACAGGGCTCACGTTTGCTTCAACCTGGGCGTTATCTGTTTCTTCGTGGTGTTGTGCATGTATATATTTAGTGATACCAAATGCACCACCACCTATTACCAACACGGCTAAAACGATGATGAAGGTGGAGTTCTTTTTCTTAGGTGCTTGATTTTGCGTTTCCATATAATGCGATATATGATATTAATAAGTTGTTACTGTGATAATTATTTACCGGTAGTAGTTGTGGTGCCGGTAGTGGTAGTTCCTTCTGTACCTGTTTCGTTCAGCACGCCTGCTGTTTCCAGTAATTTGGAGTAAGCAACCATGGCATCTGCTTTTGCGAAAGCGTAGTTCAGTTTTGCCTGGATGTTAGCTACGTCAGCTTCGAGCAGATCGGTAGTGGTAGCGAGGTTATTTTCCTGCTTGTTCTTTACGATCTTGTAGTTCTCTTCAGCCTGATCGATTGCTTTCTGGTACATATCGATCTTCTTCTGGTTTACCAGGTAATCCTGGTAAGCTTTGTTGATACTGATGTGAATGTTATCCTGCAGCATCTCTTCATTTACACGTACCTGTGCGAGCTGGATTTTAGCATCATCAACTTTCACGCTGTTTTTCCAGAGGGAAGCGACATTATATTTTACGCCGATACCGGCATTTACTGCGTTGGTTACACCGAGAGCTTTTGGAACGTCCAGTGCTACATAACCGCCAGTGATGGCTACGGAAGGGTAGTAGTTACCTTTTGCGGCTTTCACACCTGCAGTTGCAGCTTTTTCACGAGCCTGGAGTGCAGCGTTATCAGTACGGTTAGTCATTGCTAACTGTTCCCATTCTGCTACGCCTTTACTGTTTGCAACAACACCCTGGTCGTAAGTGTCAGCTACCGCTTCAAGATCCGTGCTTTCCGGAATACCCAGCAGCAGGTCCATTGTGATGCTTGCGATTTTCAGGTTGCTTTCAGCTTCCAGGAGGGATACGTCAACGTTTGACTGTTGCAGTTGTACTTTCAGCAGGTCGTTTCTTGCTACCAGACCGTTCTTTTCGAGGTTGGTGAAATCAGTTACGCGCTGTTCCTGTTGTCTCAGGTTTTCTTTCACCAGTGCTACGGCCTGCTGTGCTTTGTACAGGTTGCTGTAAGCGTTGATGGTGTTCTGGATAACAGCTTCACGGTCTTTCACGGCATCCAGTCTTGCTGCTTCTGCCAGGTATTTAGCAGATTCTTTCTGGCTCTGGATCATAAAGCCGGCAAAAACCGGGATAGATACATTTGCCATGGCATAGCCGAGGGAGTTGATTTTTGGAAAGGAACTTCCGCCGCTACCTGAGCTGCTACCACCTAAGAGAGGACCATATATATTTGGTTCGTTGATTCTCATGTAGGAACCGGATACACTGGCTTCCGGCAGTTGCGCATTTTTAGCTTCTTTAACTGAAGATAAGGCCGCATCTATCTTTGTTTGGCTGAGCTTCAATTCTTTGCTGTTCTGAATACTAAGCGATATGGCTTCTTTCAATGAAAGGGTTCTCTTTTCCTGCGCCTGACTGCCAAGGTATGGCAATGTCAACAAAACTCCCACTGCCAGAGACCATAACCGCCTGTATGTGCTATTAAGCTTCATGGATAAGAATGGCTTTTAACAATTTTTTTAAATGATTACTGATATGTATAACAAGGTGCTGCTGTAATTGATCATCTGTGAGATGCTCAAGCCCTGAAATTCTGGCAAAGTGATGTCTGGTAGACATTACATGGTTGGTTGTACCTACCAGTGTGTTAACCATCATCAATATGTCGACCCCTTCATTGAACACCCCTTTTTCCTGTCCTGCCTTAATAAAGGCGCTGATGATACCGTTTACTTCCAGTTTATTTTGGTGGATCAGGTCATTCACCCCCAGATCTGCCTGAATTTGCGCGCGCATCATCATCAGATTGAAGCAGGGGTTGTTGAAGATCCGGCCAACGTATGTCTCCACCAGCCTGTCAAAGCGGGTTTCGAAGGAAAGCGACTCATCTGTCAAGGCAGTTTCCAAAACTGATTTCCATCCTACGATCCTTTTCAGGAAGATTGCTTCGATCAATTTTTCTTTTGAGCCGAAGTAGTAGGAAATCATTGCGATGTTCACATCAGCGGCATGAGCAATATCCCTGACCGAGGTTCCGTGGAACCCCTGGGAGGCGAACAGTTGTTCTGCAGCGTCCAGGATTGCTAATTGCTTGTGATTGTATTCCATCTTCTACCGAATTGTGGATACAAAGTTAAACAAACATTTAATTTAATCAAACGACCGTTTAAATTTTTTAGGTAAAAAAAACGTTTTTAAGCAGATTTTAAGGTTGGCGAGAGGATGTAGGTTAATATAATATGAATCGGGTGTGCGTGAATAAAGTGGTCAGAAGGAAATGAAAATGAATGGAATGGTTGGGACGAGGCTGCTTAACTTGGGAGAAAGAAGAGAAAGCCCTCTTTTTGATTGTAATGAAGGGAGGGTTTCCTCTGAGTTTTTGAGGGGGGCTCTGGGGTTTTTGAGGGGGAAATTCTTTTTTTGATCATATCCATGAAAATTAATGTCCATTGTGAACAGTTCTTTCTTAGAACATCAAGATTGAACATGCCAACTCCGGAGCATTGTCCAATGCTCTGGCTTTTTAACCTGAAAATCATTAATATGCGCCAGCTTAATAGAACAATCATGAAACCGTATCAAGTAGCCTGCTTTGGAGAAGTATTATGGGATATACTCCCAGATAAGAAATTGCCGGGTGGAGCCCCTATGAATGTGGCTTATCACCTGCAGAAACTGGGTGTACCAGTCGCGATGATATCGGCGACGGGAAATGATGCAGATGGAGATGACCTGCGTCAGGTCATGGTGCAATTACAATTGGATACGACCTTTATACAAACAGATCCGCGTCACGAAACAGGAAAGGTGTATGCCCGCCTGGCAGCCACTAACGAAATGCAATATGAGATCGTACAACCGGTAGCCTGGGATTTTATACAGGCATCAGATAGGCTGAAGGAAATAGCCAAAATGCCGGGTTACCTGGTGTTTGGCAGTTTAGCATCCAGGAATGAGGTGAGCAGAGAAACACTGCTTTCATTATTGGATGGCGGCCGTACACTGGTGCTGGATATTAATTTGCGCCCCCCACATTTCACACAGGAACTGGTGGAATTGCTGTTACAACATTGTCATATACTCAAGATCAACGAAGCAGAACTGGCACAGATAGGGGATTGGTATAAATTTCCGGCAAGTATGGAGGAGAGAGTACGTGCATTCAGCCAGAAATATGACATATCAACCATTATTGTGACATTGGGAGATAAGGGAGCGGCTTTGCTGATGGAAAATGCATTTTATCTGCATTCCGGATATAAAGTAACAGTAGCTGATACCATTGGAAGTGGAGACGCATTTCTGGCAGGCTTTCTTTACAACAGGATTGTCAATACACCACCAGCAGTGACTCTGGCTTATGCATGTGCATTGGGGGCATTGGTGGCTTCGTACCATGGAGGCTGTCCGGCATATGATCCGAATGAGATTATTGCATTGATGAATAAGTAGGAGTTCTTGGTTAAAGCCGGAACAGGGCCTGTTTTAATTAAAACATTCATGAAAGAGGGTATTCTCCCACAGGAATGAAAACCTTTTTCAGGAAAAAAGATGGAATTTACAGCTAAAGTGATAGGATATTCTTAATTCATCAACAATTCCTACCTTCCATTCAGAATACTATAAATCCGCAATTGACTTTTATTATATTTAACTCATGTCTCAACGTATCCGTCATGTGATTGCAGGATTGGGATTGGCATGTCTGAGCCTCCCTTCCTATGCACAAAAAAAAGCGGCCTATCTGGCCCCAAGGCAATATCATGTTTATCAGACCACCACACCTATTAAACTGGACGGTAAACCAGATGAAGCAGCCTGGCAAAAGGCCGAATGGAGTCAGGATTTTACGGACATAGAAGGGGATAAGCAAGCTGCTCCTGCTATGCGTACCAGACTTAAAATGCTGTGGGATAAGGACAATTTGTACATTCTGGCAGAACTGGAAGATCAAAACATCTGGGCAACCTTACACCAGCATGACACCATCATTTACCATGACAATGACTTTGAAATATTCGTAGATCCGGATGGAGATGCGCATCAGTATTTTGAGTTAGAGATCAATCCGTATAATACAGTAATGGATCTGTTCATGCCAAAGCCTTACCGTGAAAACGGCGATGCCCTGATGAACTGGGATGCGCAGGGTATGCGTACCGCGACACATATCGATGGCACACTCAACAAACCAGGCGATAAAGACAAAAAATGGACAGTAGAAATGGCTATTCCGTTCAGCGCCTTTGGCTTTTTTAACCAGCATATCAGGATTAAAGACAGCACGATGTGGCGTATCAATTTCTCAAGGGTTGAATGGGATACTGATATCGTAAACGGTAAATATGTAAAACGTACCGACAAAGCTACCGGCAAGCCATTACCAGAGCATAACTGGGTATGGTCACCACAGGGTATTATTAATATGCATGCGCCGGAGAAATGGGGTTACCTGTTCTTTGTGCAACGCCCTGTAGGTAGCACGCCCGTTAAATTATCTATTCCCCCAATTGAAGAAGCTAAGGAAAGGCTTTGGGAAGTATATTATCAGCAGCGCGAATATCGTCAGTCACACGGTCGCTATGCGGCATCGCTGAGTGAGCTGGGTATTACTGAAACCACATTTACAGTAACTGGTATTACTTATACATTATCCATGGAAGCAATTTCAGGACAATACACGGCTATCATCAGTGATAAATCAGGTGTGCATAAGGTGGGGATTGATCAGGAAGGGAAAGTAACTAGCGGTACACGCTAACGACAACATTATTATAACAGTGCAACACTAAGCTCTTTATTACAGGTCCAATACTATGAATAAACGTAACTTTCTTAAATCAGTAGGTCTCGGCAGCGTAGCCATGATGGGCGCCGGCCTCCCCTCTATTGTGAAAGCAGAAAAAGCTGCTGCTGCAGGAACTGCTGCTACTAAAATCAAACACCGTGTCTGGATCAATCCCGATGAAAAGGATACTGATGCAGACATTCGTCAACGCTATGCTGCTTATAAAAAAGCAGGTATCGGAGATATCATGTTCGAGGCAGACAGCGAAAGGCATTTT
This window of the Chitinophaga sancti genome carries:
- a CDS encoding HlyD family secretion protein, yielding METQNQAPKKKNSTFIIVLAVLVIGGGAFGITKYIHAQHHEETDNAQVEANVSPVIPRVTGYVKEVRVKDNQKVKKGDTLVILDDRDLQIKLEQAEAALAASQVQVSVATANTTAARANIGSSSANIGAVDAQIKAAEVNVWRANQDYERYNNLIKDHSITQQQYEQALATKQTAERQLKVLQEQKEVASRQTSAVGSQANATAESINAAKAIIKERQAEVDNAKLQLSYTIILAPEDGELSKIYVQPGQLVQAGQSLFSVVLSNDVWVVANFKETQLDKMKLGQEVEVHVDAFPGKSLKAKVTSFSPATGARFALLPPDNASGNFVKVVQRLPVKIEFENLASQPEVKQLRPGMNVVVDVHLD
- a CDS encoding DHA2 family efflux MFS transporter permease subunit; translated protein: MQQENLVEYGARRVIITITAIFCALLEIVDTTIVNVALNDMRGNMGATLSEIGWVITAYAIGNVIVVPMTSWLSQQFGRRNYFAVSIVIFTISSFLCGNATSLWELVLFRFIQGLGGGALLVTSQTIITESYPPEKRGMAQAIYGLGVIIGPTLGPPLGGYIVDNFAWPYIFYINIPIGVIATLLTLQFVRSPKYAEKKSANEIDWWGIGLLAAAVGSLQYVLERGQEDDWFNDTTILILGITAVLGFFFFIWRELVYKNPIVELRVLKNPNLRVGTLLSFLLGFGLYGSTFILPLYTQGLLGWTATQSGMLMIPAALMTAFMMPLIGKLLEKGIPNQYLVAGGMLVFFVYSFWGYKIITPDTGADDFFWMLMARGIGMGMLFIPITALSLSTLKGQQIGQGAAFTGMMRQLGGSFGVALITTFVSRRNELHRMDLVSKLDINNPDVMNRVHSAASLWASKGMDSRTALGSAYKGLEYSIIKQATVLSYMDVFLYLGILFLICVPFVLMVKGNKQQRKLDASAMH
- a CDS encoding carbohydrate kinase family protein — protein: MKPYQVACFGEVLWDILPDKKLPGGAPMNVAYHLQKLGVPVAMISATGNDADGDDLRQVMVQLQLDTTFIQTDPRHETGKVYARLAATNEMQYEIVQPVAWDFIQASDRLKEIAKMPGYLVFGSLASRNEVSRETLLSLLDGGRTLVLDINLRPPHFTQELVELLLQHCHILKINEAELAQIGDWYKFPASMEERVRAFSQKYDISTIIVTLGDKGAALLMENAFYLHSGYKVTVADTIGSGDAFLAGFLYNRIVNTPPAVTLAYACALGALVASYHGGCPAYDPNEIIALMNK
- a CDS encoding TetR/AcrR family transcriptional regulator, translated to MEYNHKQLAILDAAEQLFASQGFHGTSVRDIAHAADVNIAMISYYFGSKEKLIEAIFLKRIVGWKSVLETALTDESLSFETRFDRLVETYVGRIFNNPCFNLMMMRAQIQADLGVNDLIHQNKLEVNGIISAFIKAGQEKGVFNEGVDILMMVNTLVGTTNHVMSTRHHFARISGLEHLTDDQLQQHLVIHISNHLKKLLKAILIHEA
- a CDS encoding monovalent cation:proton antiporter-2 (CPA2) family protein, which encodes MIYLAAAVVFIPIAKKLGLGSVLGYLLAGVVIGPSLMGFIGSEGQDLMHFAEFGVVMMLFLIGIELEPALLWNLRAPILGLGGLQVLLTTAAVACLALLLGQPLNAALALGMILSLSSTAIVLQSLKEKGQLSSAAGQSAFSVLLFQDIAVIPMLAVFPLLAGSSQGGSHSESSLRDNLPAWGQTLMVLGAVVVIVVAGRYLLRPLLRIIAGTRVRELFTAFSLLLVVSISVLMSLVGLSPALGAFLGGVVLANSEYRHELESDIEPFKGLLLGLFFMAVGASIDFRLILSMPWVILGLVVGLMSLKAFILLGLGKIFKIKIEQNLLFAVALSQVGEFAFVLLSFSNQSNILPQSTVSILTAVVAISMAFTPLLLLAYERLIQPRFSVQTTNTREADEIQEKHPIIIAGFGRFGNIVGRFLRVNGVKATILDLDSDRVDALHNLGVKVHYGDASRRDMLEAAGAEDAKVIIVAMDTVEQTLDVVRVVRKHFPHLQMLVKAENIPDTFELMDLGVLHIYRETLDTSLRMGADALQMLGIRAYHAYRNAGTFRKQDEKAMKGLSAIRDDKKLYINTVKERIEELEKLMSGERTTRFNPSGLGWDEQSLIDEARQEE
- a CDS encoding TolC family protein → MKLNSTYRRLWSLAVGVLLTLPYLGSQAQEKRTLSLKEAISLSIQNSKELKLSQTKIDAALSSVKEAKNAQLPEASVSGSYMRINEPNIYGPLLGGSSSGSGGSSFPKINSLGYAMANVSIPVFAGFMIQSQKESAKYLAEAARLDAVKDREAVIQNTINAYSNLYKAQQAVALVKENLRQQEQRVTDFTNLEKNGLVARNDLLKVQLQQSNVDVSLLEAESNLKIASITMDLLLGIPESTDLEAVADTYDQGVVANSKGVAEWEQLAMTNRTDNAALQAREKAATAGVKAAKGNYYPSVAITGGYVALDVPKALGVTNAVNAGIGVKYNVASLWKNSVKVDDAKIQLAQVRVNEEMLQDNIHISINKAYQDYLVNQKKIDMYQKAIDQAEENYKIVKNKQENNLATTTDLLEADVANIQAKLNYAFAKADAMVAYSKLLETAGVLNETGTEGTTTTGTTTTTGK
- a CDS encoding carbohydrate-binding family 9-like protein translates to MSQRIRHVIAGLGLACLSLPSYAQKKAAYLAPRQYHVYQTTTPIKLDGKPDEAAWQKAEWSQDFTDIEGDKQAAPAMRTRLKMLWDKDNLYILAELEDQNIWATLHQHDTIIYHDNDFEIFVDPDGDAHQYFELEINPYNTVMDLFMPKPYRENGDALMNWDAQGMRTATHIDGTLNKPGDKDKKWTVEMAIPFSAFGFFNQHIRIKDSTMWRINFSRVEWDTDIVNGKYVKRTDKATGKPLPEHNWVWSPQGIINMHAPEKWGYLFFVQRPVGSTPVKLSIPPIEEAKERLWEVYYQQREYRQSHGRYAASLSELGITETTFTVTGITYTLSMEAISGQYTAIISDKSGVHKVGIDQEGKVTSGTR